A stretch of the Ptiloglossa arizonensis isolate GNS036 chromosome 1, iyPtiAriz1_principal, whole genome shotgun sequence genome encodes the following:
- the LOC143150975 gene encoding cytochrome c oxidase assembly protein COX19 yields the protein MTSYTFSQKTFTPVPPEKGSFPLDHEGTCKLLMIKYMQCLYQNQNQNTMCRGIAKDYLACRMENQLMAEDDWANMGYADQVKET from the coding sequence ATGACATCGTACACGTTCTCACAGAAGACGTTTACACCCGTACCACCGGAGAAAGGTAGTTTTCCACTCGACCATGAGGGTACTTGCAAATTGCTCATGATCAAGTATATGCAGTGTTTGTACCAAAATCAGAACCAAAACACGATGTGTAGAGGCATCGCAAAGGATTATCTTGCTTGCCGAATGGAAAATCAGTTAATGGCCGAAGACGATTGGGCCAATATGGGTTACGCTGACCAGGTCAAGGAGACATAA
- the Ppcdc gene encoding phosphopantothenoylcysteine decarboxylase → MSSMSRRKVLIGCTGSVATIKLPQLVEKLWMNNLEVRIVVTEKAKHFLKEAELPSGIQVLSDTVEWAAWQDRGDPVLHIDLVKWADLFLIAPLDANTLGKIASGICDNILTCVARAWNPSKPLVFCPAMNTKMWEHPVTAPQVALLKSWGYKEVTCISKTLVCGDIGMGGMAEVDTIVQTTLRLINPWDPYSPPDLRL, encoded by the exons ATGTCAAGCATGTCTAGAAGGAAAGTTTTAATTGGTTGTACCGGCAGTGTAGCCACGATTAAATTGCCGCAATTAGTAGAGAAATTATGGATgaacaatttggaagtaagaatagTGGTTACGGAAAAGGCTAAGCATTTTTTGAAAGAGGCAGAATTACCTTCAGGAATTCAAGTTTTATCTGATACAGTAGAATGGGCTGCATGGCAAGATAGAGGCGACCCAGTGTTACATATCGATTTAGTAAAATGGGCCGATTTATTCTTAATCGCTCCGTTAGATGCTAATACACTTGGTAAGATAGCTAGTGGAATATGCGATAATATCTTGACCTGTGTTGCACGTGCCTggaatccatcaaaaccttTGGTTTTTTGTCCTGCTATGAATACAAAAATGTGGGAACATCCTGTTACAGCACCACAG gtAGCCCTGCTTAAGTCCTGGGGATACAAGGAGGTTACATGCATTTCTAAAACTCTTGTGTGCGGTGATATTGGAATGGGTGGAATGGCAGAAGTAGACACCATTGTTCAAACTACATTGAGATTGATTAATCCTTGGGATCCGTATTCGCCACCAGATCTGCGTCTCTAA